From Homalodisca vitripennis isolate AUS2020 chromosome 1, UT_GWSS_2.1, whole genome shotgun sequence, the proteins below share one genomic window:
- the LOC124367769 gene encoding dolichol-phosphate mannosyltransferase subunit 1: protein MGDSSNKNKYSILLPTYNERENLPIIVWLIVKFMDESGYDYEIIVIDDGSPDGTLEAAKQLEKIYGTKKIVLRPREKKLGLGTAYIHGIKHATGNFIVIMDADLSHHPKFILEMISLQQEQNLDLVSGTRYVGSGGVYGWDFKRKLISRGANFITQLLLRPGASDLTGSFRLYKKDVLHKLVESCVSKGYVFQMEMIIRARQLNFTIGEVPITFVDRVYGESKLGGSEIFQFVKSLLYLFATT, encoded by the exons atgggTGAttcaagcaataaaaataaatattcaattcttCTTCCTACATACAATGAACGTGAAAACCTCCCTATAATAGTTTGGTTAATAGTGAAATTCATGGATGAAAG tgGTTATGACTACGAAATAATTGTAATAGATGATGGCAGCCCAGATGGTACACTGGAAGCAGCAAAACAACTTGAAAAAATTTATGGCACAAAGAAAATT GTTTTACGACCAAGGGAGAAGAAGCTTGGTCTTGGGACAGCCTATATTCATGGGATAAAGCACGCTACTGGCAACTTCATTGTCATTATGGATGCTGATCTATCCCATCAT CCCAAGTTTATCCTGGAGATGATATCTCTGCAGCAAGAGCAAAACTTGGACCTGGTGTCAGGTACTCGCTACGTTGGGTCAGGTGGCGTTTATGGCTGGGACTTCAAGAGAAAGTTGATTAGTCGAGGAGCAAACTTTATCACTCAGTTGCTGCTGAGGCCCGGGGCCTCTGATCTCACAGGAAGTTTTAG ATTGTATAAGAAGGATGTGCTACACAAATTGGTGGAGTCCTGTGTTTCGAAAGGCTATGTCTTCCAGATGGAAATGATCATTAGAGCTCGGCAGCTTAACTTTACCATCGGAGAG GTTCCAATAACATTTGTAGATCGAGTGTATGGGGAGTCCAAACTTGGAGGTTCAGAGATATTCCAGTTTGTCAAGTCCTTGTTGTATCTGTTTGCTACAACATAA